The nucleotide window CTATGGCCGCGTGCTGCAAAGTGCCAAAACCGGCTTTGGCGTGTCGATTGAGCCGGGCTGCAACGGCATCGAGGCGGCCGTGGTGCTGATCGCGGCCATGTTGGCGTTTCCCTCCAGCTGGAGGATGAAGTTCTGGGGCATTGGTGTGGGCTTCATCGCGGTACAGGCGGTGAATTTGCTGCGGGTGGTGAGCCTGTTCTTTCTGGGCCAGTGGAACTTCAAGGTGTTCGAGTTCGCGCACTTGTACATGTGGCAGGCGTTGATCATGCTGGACGTGCTGGTGGTGTGGCTGCTGTGGATGCGTTTCGTGGCCCGGCACGATGTCTCGGCGCGGCCGAAACCGGCATGACGAGGGCCAAATCGGCATGAACCCGATGCGCGGCACGTTGATCGGGCGCTTTCTGCTGCTCACCATCGCGGCCTTGATCGTGCTGCTGCCACTGTGGTACTGGGCGGCGCCATGGCTGGCGCGGCCGCCGGTATGGATCGCGGGCAGCGCGATGCAGGCACTCTTTGGCTGGGTCAAAAGCTTCGACATCCAGGAAATACATGCCATCTTGTTCACCCTGGTGCAGACGCGCATGCGCGGCCCGGCGGGCGACGTGCTGGTTCAGTTGGCTTCCAGGGTCGACTACCGCGTATTTGGTTATGGGTTGCCGCTGTTGTGGGCCATGCTGCTGGCGTCGCGGCCGCGGCTGTGGTGGCTCAAGGGTGCGGCGGGCAGCCTGATGCTGTTCGTGGCTCAGGCATTGGGCATCGCGTCGCAGTGGATGATGGATGTGGTGGTGACGTCCGGGCCCACGGGTTCGGCGTACCTCGCGTATCCGCGCTGGGTGGCCAACGCCATCCTTTACAGCCGCCAGTTCAACCTGCTGATGTTGACGCCGATGCTGCCGGTCTTGCTGTGGCTGCTGTTCAACAAGCCCTTTGTGGCGGCGCTGTGGTTGGAGGCGGCGCTGGACGAATCGCCAGAGGGGCGTGCCCGAGCCCCCACAATTGACGCCGGAAACTCCTGAATCGATAGCTGTTCGCGCTGACTGGATATGCGCTGGCGGCGTTTTTTTGCGTTGCCCCGCGTGCGCGGCGAACCGTTTCAGCGCCGATCGGCGCGGCCGGGGCGGCGCGACGATGGCGTGGGCTTGCCGCTCGCGGCGCTGCGCGGCGCGCTGGCGGGCGCGGCGCTGGGTGCCGCCGGTGTGTCAGCCGGCGGCCTGGGGCTTGCCACCGCCGGCGCGGAGACGCCCTCGGCCAGCAGCATCTGGTTGATCGGCTGCAGATCGGCCGGCGTCAGCGTCCCGCTGGCTTGCTTCAGGCGCAGCAGGCCCAGCAGCACGTCATAGCGCGCACGCGCCAGGTCGCGCCGCGTTTGGTAGAGCTGGTTTTGCGCGTTCAGCACGTCGATGTTGATGCGCACGCCCACCTGGTAGCCCAGCTGGTTGGCCTCCAGCGCCGTCAGGCTGGAGCGCTCGGCCGCTTCCAGCGCCGCCACTTGGCCATGTCCCGATTGCACGCCGAAGAATGCGGCGCGCGTGGCTTGCGCCACCGTGCGCTGGATGTTGTCGAGATCGGCGCGGGCCTTGTCTTCGAGCGACAGCGTCTCGCGCACACGGTTTTCGACCGCGAAGCCGGCAAACAGCGGCCAGTTCAGCACCACGCCGAT belongs to Ottowia testudinis and includes:
- the xrtH gene encoding exosortase H: MFRFFAIFIVIQAVLFGVEMLNPVQEAVVHPWTAFVAKVSALIVHFFDPSVIAYGRVLQSAKTGFGVSIEPGCNGIEAAVVLIAAMLAFPSSWRMKFWGIGVGFIAVQAVNLLRVVSLFFLGQWNFKVFEFAHLYMWQALIMLDVLVVWLLWMRFVARHDVSARPKPA
- a CDS encoding exosortase H-associated membrane protein — its product is MNPMRGTLIGRFLLLTIAALIVLLPLWYWAAPWLARPPVWIAGSAMQALFGWVKSFDIQEIHAILFTLVQTRMRGPAGDVLVQLASRVDYRVFGYGLPLLWAMLLASRPRLWWLKGAAGSLMLFVAQALGIASQWMMDVVVTSGPTGSAYLAYPRWVANAILYSRQFNLLMLTPMLPVLLWLLFNKPFVAALWLEAALDESPEGRARAPTIDAGNS